The following coding sequences lie in one Gemmatimonadaceae bacterium genomic window:
- a CDS encoding 2-oxoacid:acceptor oxidoreductase subunit alpha — MIEVTTLTEHIVEIISDSGEGAQKCGQSMGTIAAQMGNGIWTTEIIPAEIRPPARSVAGASGNRIRIGAGYITNGGDETDLVVAFNEQVLLGRVRAKALKPGCIILLESMWRTHSDANVVASYVETHDRLVAAGYDVREIPMEQECRALMADAKKGKNMFALGMLCHLYSLDMKLAVDQIVSTFGKKDRSVVDQNIKLLDAGRLWAAEHLDFCYRIPAVRSTDPQIVVNGNTALALGVLASGMEICAMYPITPATSASHYLSEVFENVGGMVHQAEDEIAACAFAIGASYASKCTVTITSGPGFSLKQEAIGLAVMAEIPLVVVNVQRGGPSTGQPTKMEQGDLMTAIFGSHGDAPKVVMAPGTIEECFYSIITARKIAETFNMVVVVLSDASLATSQQPFKRPTFNPAWVAPPVDQSAVPEGAKPYDWDDTTGLARRFIPGQPGGMHTLTGLAHDRDSHVAYDADINEQTLRFRSLKLAALQKTLTPPPVFGDKTGDLLVVGWGSTKGAIEEAVTSMRAEGHKVSSMHLQFLQPLAPGIKEIMQRFGQVMTIESNWSDRPGDLIIDESNRRYSSVAILLRSRFLVDVDCWSEVRGQPIKPSTIRRVMMNKLQQPSDVR; from the coding sequence ATGATTGAAGTCACCACGCTCACGGAGCACATCGTCGAAATCATCAGTGATTCCGGCGAAGGCGCGCAGAAGTGCGGGCAGTCGATGGGGACCATCGCCGCGCAGATGGGCAACGGCATCTGGACCACCGAGATCATTCCGGCCGAGATTCGACCTCCCGCGCGCAGTGTCGCTGGCGCGAGCGGCAATCGCATCCGCATCGGGGCGGGCTACATCACCAACGGCGGTGATGAGACCGATCTCGTGGTGGCCTTCAACGAACAGGTGCTGCTGGGGCGCGTACGGGCCAAGGCGCTTAAACCCGGCTGCATCATTCTGCTGGAAAGCATGTGGCGCACCCACTCCGACGCCAACGTGGTGGCGTCGTATGTGGAGACGCACGACCGTCTGGTGGCCGCGGGATATGATGTCCGCGAAATCCCGATGGAGCAGGAATGTCGCGCGTTGATGGCCGATGCGAAGAAGGGCAAGAATATGTTCGCGCTGGGGATGCTCTGTCACTTGTACAGTCTGGACATGAAGCTGGCGGTGGACCAGATCGTGAGCACGTTCGGCAAGAAGGACCGGAGTGTCGTCGACCAGAACATCAAGCTGCTTGACGCGGGTCGCCTGTGGGCGGCCGAGCACCTCGATTTCTGCTATCGCATTCCGGCCGTGCGTTCAACCGACCCGCAGATTGTGGTGAACGGCAACACCGCACTGGCGCTTGGCGTGCTGGCATCCGGCATGGAAATCTGCGCCATGTATCCCATCACGCCGGCCACGTCGGCCTCGCACTATCTCTCCGAGGTGTTCGAGAACGTGGGTGGCATGGTGCATCAGGCGGAAGATGAAATCGCCGCGTGCGCGTTTGCCATTGGCGCGTCGTATGCCAGCAAGTGCACCGTGACCATCACCTCGGGCCCCGGATTCTCCCTCAAGCAGGAAGCGATCGGGTTGGCGGTGATGGCGGAGATTCCGCTGGTGGTCGTGAACGTGCAGCGCGGTGGCCCGAGCACCGGGCAGCCTACCAAGATGGAGCAGGGTGACCTGATGACGGCCATCTTCGGCAGCCACGGCGATGCGCCGAAGGTGGTGATGGCGCCGGGCACCATTGAGGAGTGCTTCTACTCGATCATCACGGCGCGCAAGATTGCCGAAACGTTCAACATGGTGGTGGTGGTGCTGTCCGATGCCTCCCTGGCCACATCACAGCAGCCGTTCAAGCGCCCCACGTTCAACCCGGCGTGGGTGGCGCCGCCAGTCGACCAGAGCGCGGTGCCGGAAGGCGCCAAACCGTACGATTGGGACGATACCACGGGCCTGGCCCGTCGTTTCATACCCGGACAGCCCGGCGGCATGCACACGCTCACGGGTCTTGCCCATGACCGTGACAGCCATGTGGCCTACGACGCGGACATCAACGAACAGACACTGCGCTTCCGCAGCCTGAAACTGGCGGCGTTGCAGAAGACGCTCACGCCGCCGCCGGTGTTCGGCGACAAGACCGGTGATCTGCTGGTGGTGGGGTGGGGCAGCACCAAGGGCGCCATCGAGGAAGCCGTCACCTCGATGCGGGCCGAAGGACACAAGGTATCCTCGATGCATCTCCAGTTCCTGCAACCCCTGGCTCCCGGTATCAAGGAAATCATGCAGAGATTCGGGCAGGTGATGACTATCGAGAGCAACTGGAGCGACCGCCCCGGCGACCTGATCATCGACGAATCGAACCGGCGCTATTCGTCGGTCGCGATCCTGCTGCGTTCGCGATTCCTCGTGGATGTCGATTGCTGGAGCGAGGTCCGCGGCCAGCCCATCAAGCCCAGCACCATTCGCCGCGTGATGATGAACAAACTGCAGCAACCCAGCGACGTCAGGTAA
- a CDS encoding 2-oxoglutarate oxidoreductase, whose protein sequence is MTTTSATHCLLQTYDEHLKLEDYQSGVPRWCTGCGDNAILAAVQRLCRDEGLRPEKTVFVSGIGCSSRFPHYMNTYGFHGIHGRALPVAEGVKMARPDLTVFVNTGDGDCCSIGAAHWIHAIRYNMNLTVFLHDNQIYGLTKKQASPTSPIGTKSNTTPRGSYLEALNPLTVTLGVQNVSFVAQAVDWIPEMLYDVVQAAYRHKGLSFVRIVQRCPEWLPNSLNPWMQDPNRVQLLKHADGLQYSAGLSRIYTNQLEHDPGNIDRAREVASNAECIPVGVVYRNDEVPCYEDLRRSDKMRTPELTRVGLDAEFDKYTVWPNT, encoded by the coding sequence ATGACCACGACCTCCGCCACGCACTGCCTGCTGCAAACGTATGACGAACACCTCAAGCTCGAGGACTATCAGAGCGGGGTGCCGCGCTGGTGCACCGGCTGTGGCGACAACGCCATTCTGGCCGCAGTGCAGCGCCTTTGTCGCGACGAAGGGTTGCGGCCCGAGAAGACCGTGTTCGTCTCGGGTATCGGCTGCTCCAGCCGTTTCCCGCACTACATGAACACCTACGGCTTCCATGGCATTCACGGGCGCGCCCTGCCGGTGGCCGAAGGCGTGAAGATGGCCCGCCCCGATCTCACCGTGTTCGTGAACACGGGTGACGGTGATTGCTGCAGCATTGGCGCGGCGCACTGGATTCATGCGATCCGCTACAACATGAACCTGACCGTGTTTCTGCACGACAACCAGATTTATGGGCTGACCAAGAAGCAGGCATCGCCCACCTCGCCCATTGGCACCAAGAGCAACACGACACCGCGCGGCAGCTATCTGGAAGCGCTGAATCCGCTCACGGTGACGCTCGGCGTGCAGAACGTCTCGTTCGTGGCCCAGGCGGTGGATTGGATTCCCGAGATGCTGTACGATGTGGTGCAGGCGGCCTATCGGCACAAGGGATTGTCGTTCGTACGCATTGTGCAGCGCTGCCCCGAGTGGTTACCCAACTCGCTCAACCCGTGGATGCAGGACCCGAACCGCGTGCAGTTGCTCAAGCACGCGGACGGCCTGCAGTACAGTGCCGGCCTCTCGCGCATCTACACGAATCAACTGGAGCACGATCCCGGCAATATCGATCGAGCGCGCGAAGTGGCCTCCAACGCAGAGTGTATTCCGGTGGGCGTGGTGTATCGCAACGACGAGGTTCCGTGCTACGAAGATCTCCGTCGCTCGGACAAGATGCGCACGCCGGAGCTGACACGGGTTGGCTTGGATGCGGAGTTCGACAAGTACACCGTGTGGCCAAATACGTAG